Proteins from a single region of Puntigrus tetrazona isolate hp1 chromosome 2, ASM1883169v1, whole genome shotgun sequence:
- the kirrel1b gene encoding kin of IRRE-like protein 1b isoform X4, which yields MGFSMTCLWILTLAISVHRVFCGPRFSQEPADQSVVVGERVVLSCVVFNYTGIVQWTKDGLALGIGEDLRAWPRYRVLRILDVGQYNLEIMSADLTDDSLYECQATEAALRSRRAKLTVLIPPEGPVIEGSPEILLTAGTSYNLTCVSRGAKPLSTIEWYKDGIIVEGAHTSTEVLADRKRVTTKSFLEIQPVDTDTGRNFTCVASNLAAPLGKKATVTLNVHHPPTVVLSIEPRSVLEGERVKFTCQATANPPIMGYRWAKGGVILDGARESVFETTADHSFFTEPVSCLVFNAVGSTNVSILVDVHFGPILVVEPRPVTVDVDSDVTLNCKWSGNPPLTLTWTKKGSSMVLSNSNQLFLKSVSQADAGQYVCKAIVPRIGVGETEVTLTVNGPPIISSEPVQYAVRGEKGEIKCYIASTPPPDKIVWAWKENVWEKERGTLLERYTVEQSRPATQGGAVLSTLTINNVMESDFQSTYNCTAWNAFGPGTMIITLEETDIVPVGVIAGGSVGSSILLLLLLFALIFYLYRQRKGSRRGVTLKPDIKVETVNKETHSLEEEAAGASTATRMPFKDDMDLKQDLQSDTVEPKVEEYEPKDPTNGYYNVRATTHDEVRTSTRSLLYQEFRPPNPASVSATAGGPVANIHPAAPTGRYEPRPASRMAHNTYAHFNTIARASQIQAPPNPVSKTTDYSGERGLLESTNPLAFDSYAYSTTPQYRLGFAPPLEAGPAYEMYPTGQGVGTSQDANAGKYPSSAQFPYSTPPTEYSQRHTQRMQTHV from the exons ATGGGCTTCAGCATGACTTGCCTCTGGATTTTAACTTTGGCCATCAGTGTTCACAGAG tgTTCTGCGGCCCGCGGTTTTCTCAGGAGCCGGCGGATCAGTCTGTGGTGGTCGGGGAGAGAGTAGTTTTGTCCTGCGTGGTGTTTAACTACACCGGCATTGTACAGTGGACCAAAGACGGGCTTGCTCTTGGCATCGGAGAAGATCTGAGag CATGGCCACGGTACCGTGTTTTGCGTATCTTGGATGTTGGACAGTATAATCTGGAGATCATGTCAGCGGACCTGACCGATGACTCACTGTACGAGTGTCAGGCCACTGAAGCTGCTCTGAGGTCCAGAAGAGCTAAACTCACTGTTCTGA TTCCTCCTGAAGGTCCTGTTATCGAGGGCTCTCCAGAGATCCTGCTGACAGCAGGAACCTCATATAACCTCACCTGTGTGTCTCGAGGAGCAAAGCCACTGTCAACGATAGAATGGTACAAAGATGGGATCATCGTGGAAGGAGCCCATACCAGCACT GAGGTGTTAGCGGACAGGAAAAGGGTGACCACAAAGAGTTTTCTGGAGATCCAGCCAGTGGACACAGACACAGGACGAAATTTCACCTGTGTGGCCTCAAATCTGGCCGCCCCGCTGGGAAAGAAGGCCACTGTCACTCTCAACGTCCACC ATCCTCCTACAGTTGTCCTGTCTATAGAGCCTCGCTCAGTTCTAGAAGGAGAGCGAGTTAAATTTACCTGCCAGGCCACTGCCAACCCTCCCATCATGGGCTACAG GTGGGCTAAAGGGGGCGTGATTCTGGACGGAGCAAGAGAAAGTGTGTTTGAGACGACAGCAGATCACTCGTTCTTCACTGAGCCCGTTTCCTGCCTGGTCTTTAATGCGGTGGGCAGCACTAACGTCAGTATTTTGGTGGACGTTCACT TTGGTCCCATTCTGGTGGTGGAGCCGAGGCCTGTAACAGTGGATGTTGACTCTGACGTCACACTCAACTGTAAATGGTCAGGAAATCCTCCGCTTACCCTCACATGGACCAAGAAAGGCTCCAGTATG GTCCTCAGTAACAGTAATCAGTTATTCCTGAAGTCTGTGAGTCAGGCAGATGCAGGACAGTATGTGTGTAAAGCCATCGTTCCCAGGATCGGTGTCGGAGAAACAGAAGTCACTCTTACAGTCAACG GTCCTCCAATCATCTCAAGCGAACCAGTCCAGTATGCCGTGAGAGGAGAGAAGGGAGAAATCAAGTGCTACATAGCCAGCACACCACCTCCTGACAAAATC GTTTGGGCCTGGAAGGAGAACGTATGGGAAAAAGAGCGAGGGACGCTGTTGGAGAGGTACACGGTGGAGCAGAGCCGACCTGCCACACAAGGGGGCGCCGTTCTGTCCACGCTCACCATCAATAATGTCATGGAGTCTGACTTCCAGTCCACCTACAACTGCACAGCATGGAACGCCTTTGGACCAGGAACCATGATCATCACGCTGGAGGAGACAG atatAGTGCCTGTAGGTGTGATAGCAGGTGGATCTGTTGGATCGTCCATTTTGCTTCTGCTCCTCCTGTTTGCTCTGATATTCTATCTGTATCGACAGCGCAAAGGCA GTCGTCGTGGAGTGACGCTGAAGCCAGACATTAAGGTGGAAACGGTCAACAAGGAGACTCACAGTCTTGAGGAGGAGGCTGCCGGTGCCTCCACAGCCACACGAATG CCCTTCAAAGATGACATGGACCTGAAGCAGGACCTCCAGAGCGACACGGTGGAGCCCAAGGTGGAGGAGTATGAGCCCAAG GACCCCACCAATGGCTATTACAATGTTCGAGCTACGACACACGACGAGGTCCGCACCTCCACCCGCTCCCTGCTGTATCAGGAATTCCGGCCACCGAATCCCGCTTCAGTTTCAGCGACTGCAGGCGGGCCAGTGGCCAACATTCACCCTGCAGCACCCACGGGCCGCTACGAGCCCCGGCCAGCATCACGAATGGCTCACAACACATACGCCCACTTTAACACCATTGCCAGGGCGTCACAAATCCAAGCCCCGCCTAACCCTGTCTCCAAGACCACAGACTATTCTGGAGAGCGTGGCCTGCTGGAATCAACCAATCCGCTGGCTTTTGACAGCTACGCTTATTCGACAACACCTCAATACAGGTTAGGCTTCGCCCCGCCTTTGGAGGCAGGACCGGCCTATGAAATGTATCCTACGGGACAAGGGGTGGGGACGAGTCAAGACGCTAACGCAGGAAAATACCCCAGCTCCGCCCAATTTCCGTATTCAACTCCGCCCACGGAATACTCTCAGAGACACACGCAGAGAATGCAGACTCATGTGTGA
- the kirrel1b gene encoding kin of IRRE-like protein 1b isoform X3 — MGFSMTCLWILTLAISVHRVFCGPRFSQEPADQSVVVGERVVLSCVVFNYTGIVQWTKDGLALGIGEDLRAWPRYRVLRILDVGQYNLEIMSADLTDDSLYECQATEAALRSRRAKLTVLIPPEGPVIEGSPEILLTAGTSYNLTCVSRGAKPLSTIEWYKDGIIVEGAHTSTEVLADRKRVTTKSFLEIQPVDTDTGRNFTCVASNLAAPLGKKATVTLNVHHPPTVVLSIEPRSVLEGERVKFTCQATANPPIMGYRWAKGGVILDGARESVFETTADHSFFTEPVSCLVFNAVGSTNVSILVDVHFGPILVVEPRPVTVDVDSDVTLNCKWSGNPPLTLTWTKKGSSMVLSNSNQLFLKSVSQADAGQYVCKAIVPRIGVGETEVTLTVNGPPIISSEPVQYAVRGEKGEIKCYIASTPPPDKIVWAWKENVWEKERGTLLERYTVEQSRPATQGGAVLSTLTINNVMESDFQSTYNCTAWNAFGPGTMIITLEETDIVPVGVIAGGSVGSSILLLLLLFALIFYLYRQRKGSRRGVTLKPDIKVETVNKETHSLEEEAAGASTATRMVKAMYSPFKDDMDLKQDLQSDTVEPKVEEYEPKDPTNGYYNVRATTHDEVRTSTRSLLYQEFRPPNPASVSATAGGPVANIHPAAPTGRYEPRPASRMAHNTYAHFNTIARASQIQAPPNPVSKTTDYSGERGLLESTNPLAFDSYAYSTTPQYRLGFAPPLEAGPAYEMYPTGQGVGTSQDANAGKYPSSAQFPYSTPPTEYSQRHTQRMQTHV; from the exons ATGGGCTTCAGCATGACTTGCCTCTGGATTTTAACTTTGGCCATCAGTGTTCACAGAG tgTTCTGCGGCCCGCGGTTTTCTCAGGAGCCGGCGGATCAGTCTGTGGTGGTCGGGGAGAGAGTAGTTTTGTCCTGCGTGGTGTTTAACTACACCGGCATTGTACAGTGGACCAAAGACGGGCTTGCTCTTGGCATCGGAGAAGATCTGAGag CATGGCCACGGTACCGTGTTTTGCGTATCTTGGATGTTGGACAGTATAATCTGGAGATCATGTCAGCGGACCTGACCGATGACTCACTGTACGAGTGTCAGGCCACTGAAGCTGCTCTGAGGTCCAGAAGAGCTAAACTCACTGTTCTGA TTCCTCCTGAAGGTCCTGTTATCGAGGGCTCTCCAGAGATCCTGCTGACAGCAGGAACCTCATATAACCTCACCTGTGTGTCTCGAGGAGCAAAGCCACTGTCAACGATAGAATGGTACAAAGATGGGATCATCGTGGAAGGAGCCCATACCAGCACT GAGGTGTTAGCGGACAGGAAAAGGGTGACCACAAAGAGTTTTCTGGAGATCCAGCCAGTGGACACAGACACAGGACGAAATTTCACCTGTGTGGCCTCAAATCTGGCCGCCCCGCTGGGAAAGAAGGCCACTGTCACTCTCAACGTCCACC ATCCTCCTACAGTTGTCCTGTCTATAGAGCCTCGCTCAGTTCTAGAAGGAGAGCGAGTTAAATTTACCTGCCAGGCCACTGCCAACCCTCCCATCATGGGCTACAG GTGGGCTAAAGGGGGCGTGATTCTGGACGGAGCAAGAGAAAGTGTGTTTGAGACGACAGCAGATCACTCGTTCTTCACTGAGCCCGTTTCCTGCCTGGTCTTTAATGCGGTGGGCAGCACTAACGTCAGTATTTTGGTGGACGTTCACT TTGGTCCCATTCTGGTGGTGGAGCCGAGGCCTGTAACAGTGGATGTTGACTCTGACGTCACACTCAACTGTAAATGGTCAGGAAATCCTCCGCTTACCCTCACATGGACCAAGAAAGGCTCCAGTATG GTCCTCAGTAACAGTAATCAGTTATTCCTGAAGTCTGTGAGTCAGGCAGATGCAGGACAGTATGTGTGTAAAGCCATCGTTCCCAGGATCGGTGTCGGAGAAACAGAAGTCACTCTTACAGTCAACG GTCCTCCAATCATCTCAAGCGAACCAGTCCAGTATGCCGTGAGAGGAGAGAAGGGAGAAATCAAGTGCTACATAGCCAGCACACCACCTCCTGACAAAATC GTTTGGGCCTGGAAGGAGAACGTATGGGAAAAAGAGCGAGGGACGCTGTTGGAGAGGTACACGGTGGAGCAGAGCCGACCTGCCACACAAGGGGGCGCCGTTCTGTCCACGCTCACCATCAATAATGTCATGGAGTCTGACTTCCAGTCCACCTACAACTGCACAGCATGGAACGCCTTTGGACCAGGAACCATGATCATCACGCTGGAGGAGACAG atatAGTGCCTGTAGGTGTGATAGCAGGTGGATCTGTTGGATCGTCCATTTTGCTTCTGCTCCTCCTGTTTGCTCTGATATTCTATCTGTATCGACAGCGCAAAGGCA GTCGTCGTGGAGTGACGCTGAAGCCAGACATTAAGGTGGAAACGGTCAACAAGGAGACTCACAGTCTTGAGGAGGAGGCTGCCGGTGCCTCCACAGCCACACGAATGGTAAAGGCTATGTATTCT CCCTTCAAAGATGACATGGACCTGAAGCAGGACCTCCAGAGCGACACGGTGGAGCCCAAGGTGGAGGAGTATGAGCCCAAG GACCCCACCAATGGCTATTACAATGTTCGAGCTACGACACACGACGAGGTCCGCACCTCCACCCGCTCCCTGCTGTATCAGGAATTCCGGCCACCGAATCCCGCTTCAGTTTCAGCGACTGCAGGCGGGCCAGTGGCCAACATTCACCCTGCAGCACCCACGGGCCGCTACGAGCCCCGGCCAGCATCACGAATGGCTCACAACACATACGCCCACTTTAACACCATTGCCAGGGCGTCACAAATCCAAGCCCCGCCTAACCCTGTCTCCAAGACCACAGACTATTCTGGAGAGCGTGGCCTGCTGGAATCAACCAATCCGCTGGCTTTTGACAGCTACGCTTATTCGACAACACCTCAATACAGGTTAGGCTTCGCCCCGCCTTTGGAGGCAGGACCGGCCTATGAAATGTATCCTACGGGACAAGGGGTGGGGACGAGTCAAGACGCTAACGCAGGAAAATACCCCAGCTCCGCCCAATTTCCGTATTCAACTCCGCCCACGGAATACTCTCAGAGACACACGCAGAGAATGCAGACTCATGTGTGA
- the kirrel1b gene encoding kin of IRRE-like protein 1b isoform X1: MGFSMTCLWILTLAISVHRVFCGPRFSQEPADQSVVVGERVVLSCVVFNYTGIVQWTKDGLALGIGEDLRAWPRYRVLRILDVGQYNLEIMSADLTDDSLYECQATEAALRSRRAKLTVLIPPEGPVIEGSPEILLTAGTSYNLTCVSRGAKPLSTIEWYKDGIIVEGAHTSTEVLADRKRVTTKSFLEIQPVDTDTGRNFTCVASNLAAPLGKKATVTLNVHHPPTVVLSIEPRSVLEGERVKFTCQATANPPIMGYRWAKGGVILDGARESVFETTADHSFFTEPVSCLVFNAVGSTNVSILVDVHFGPILVVEPRPVTVDVDSDVTLNCKWSGNPPLTLTWTKKGSSMVLSNSNQLFLKSVSQADAGQYVCKAIVPRIGVGETEVTLTVNGPPIISSEPVQYAVRGEKGEIKCYIASTPPPDKIVWAWKENVWEKERGTLLERYTVEQSRPATQGGAVLSTLTINNVMESDFQSTYNCTAWNAFGPGTMIITLEETDIVPVGVIAGGSVGSSILLLLLLFALIFYLYRQRKGSRRGVTLKPDIKVETVNKETHSLEEEAAGASTATRMVKAMYSFLPSVSLSPSTQPFKDDMDLKQDLQSDTVEPKVEEYEPKDPTNGYYNVRATTHDEVRTSTRSLLYQEFRPPNPASVSATAGGPVANIHPAAPTGRYEPRPASRMAHNTYAHFNTIARASQIQAPPNPVSKTTDYSGERGLLESTNPLAFDSYAYSTTPQYRLGFAPPLEAGPAYEMYPTGQGVGTSQDANAGKYPSSAQFPYSTPPTEYSQRHTQRMQTHV; this comes from the exons ATGGGCTTCAGCATGACTTGCCTCTGGATTTTAACTTTGGCCATCAGTGTTCACAGAG tgTTCTGCGGCCCGCGGTTTTCTCAGGAGCCGGCGGATCAGTCTGTGGTGGTCGGGGAGAGAGTAGTTTTGTCCTGCGTGGTGTTTAACTACACCGGCATTGTACAGTGGACCAAAGACGGGCTTGCTCTTGGCATCGGAGAAGATCTGAGag CATGGCCACGGTACCGTGTTTTGCGTATCTTGGATGTTGGACAGTATAATCTGGAGATCATGTCAGCGGACCTGACCGATGACTCACTGTACGAGTGTCAGGCCACTGAAGCTGCTCTGAGGTCCAGAAGAGCTAAACTCACTGTTCTGA TTCCTCCTGAAGGTCCTGTTATCGAGGGCTCTCCAGAGATCCTGCTGACAGCAGGAACCTCATATAACCTCACCTGTGTGTCTCGAGGAGCAAAGCCACTGTCAACGATAGAATGGTACAAAGATGGGATCATCGTGGAAGGAGCCCATACCAGCACT GAGGTGTTAGCGGACAGGAAAAGGGTGACCACAAAGAGTTTTCTGGAGATCCAGCCAGTGGACACAGACACAGGACGAAATTTCACCTGTGTGGCCTCAAATCTGGCCGCCCCGCTGGGAAAGAAGGCCACTGTCACTCTCAACGTCCACC ATCCTCCTACAGTTGTCCTGTCTATAGAGCCTCGCTCAGTTCTAGAAGGAGAGCGAGTTAAATTTACCTGCCAGGCCACTGCCAACCCTCCCATCATGGGCTACAG GTGGGCTAAAGGGGGCGTGATTCTGGACGGAGCAAGAGAAAGTGTGTTTGAGACGACAGCAGATCACTCGTTCTTCACTGAGCCCGTTTCCTGCCTGGTCTTTAATGCGGTGGGCAGCACTAACGTCAGTATTTTGGTGGACGTTCACT TTGGTCCCATTCTGGTGGTGGAGCCGAGGCCTGTAACAGTGGATGTTGACTCTGACGTCACACTCAACTGTAAATGGTCAGGAAATCCTCCGCTTACCCTCACATGGACCAAGAAAGGCTCCAGTATG GTCCTCAGTAACAGTAATCAGTTATTCCTGAAGTCTGTGAGTCAGGCAGATGCAGGACAGTATGTGTGTAAAGCCATCGTTCCCAGGATCGGTGTCGGAGAAACAGAAGTCACTCTTACAGTCAACG GTCCTCCAATCATCTCAAGCGAACCAGTCCAGTATGCCGTGAGAGGAGAGAAGGGAGAAATCAAGTGCTACATAGCCAGCACACCACCTCCTGACAAAATC GTTTGGGCCTGGAAGGAGAACGTATGGGAAAAAGAGCGAGGGACGCTGTTGGAGAGGTACACGGTGGAGCAGAGCCGACCTGCCACACAAGGGGGCGCCGTTCTGTCCACGCTCACCATCAATAATGTCATGGAGTCTGACTTCCAGTCCACCTACAACTGCACAGCATGGAACGCCTTTGGACCAGGAACCATGATCATCACGCTGGAGGAGACAG atatAGTGCCTGTAGGTGTGATAGCAGGTGGATCTGTTGGATCGTCCATTTTGCTTCTGCTCCTCCTGTTTGCTCTGATATTCTATCTGTATCGACAGCGCAAAGGCA GTCGTCGTGGAGTGACGCTGAAGCCAGACATTAAGGTGGAAACGGTCAACAAGGAGACTCACAGTCTTGAGGAGGAGGCTGCCGGTGCCTCCACAGCCACACGAATGGTAAAGGCTATGTATTCT TTTCTTccctctgtctccctctctccctccacCCAGCCCTTCAAAGATGACATGGACCTGAAGCAGGACCTCCAGAGCGACACGGTGGAGCCCAAGGTGGAGGAGTATGAGCCCAAG GACCCCACCAATGGCTATTACAATGTTCGAGCTACGACACACGACGAGGTCCGCACCTCCACCCGCTCCCTGCTGTATCAGGAATTCCGGCCACCGAATCCCGCTTCAGTTTCAGCGACTGCAGGCGGGCCAGTGGCCAACATTCACCCTGCAGCACCCACGGGCCGCTACGAGCCCCGGCCAGCATCACGAATGGCTCACAACACATACGCCCACTTTAACACCATTGCCAGGGCGTCACAAATCCAAGCCCCGCCTAACCCTGTCTCCAAGACCACAGACTATTCTGGAGAGCGTGGCCTGCTGGAATCAACCAATCCGCTGGCTTTTGACAGCTACGCTTATTCGACAACACCTCAATACAGGTTAGGCTTCGCCCCGCCTTTGGAGGCAGGACCGGCCTATGAAATGTATCCTACGGGACAAGGGGTGGGGACGAGTCAAGACGCTAACGCAGGAAAATACCCCAGCTCCGCCCAATTTCCGTATTCAACTCCGCCCACGGAATACTCTCAGAGACACACGCAGAGAATGCAGACTCATGTGTGA
- the kirrel1b gene encoding kin of IRRE-like protein 1b isoform X2, whose translation MGFSMTCLWILTLAISVHRVFCGPRFSQEPADQSVVVGERVVLSCVVFNYTGIVQWTKDGLALGIGEDLRAWPRYRVLRILDVGQYNLEIMSADLTDDSLYECQATEAALRSRRAKLTVLIPPEGPVIEGSPEILLTAGTSYNLTCVSRGAKPLSTIEWYKDGIIVEGAHTSTEVLADRKRVTTKSFLEIQPVDTDTGRNFTCVASNLAAPLGKKATVTLNVHHPPTVVLSIEPRSVLEGERVKFTCQATANPPIMGYRWAKGGVILDGARESVFETTADHSFFTEPVSCLVFNAVGSTNVSILVDVHFGPILVVEPRPVTVDVDSDVTLNCKWSGNPPLTLTWTKKGSSMVLSNSNQLFLKSVSQADAGQYVCKAIVPRIGVGETEVTLTVNGPPIISSEPVQYAVRGEKGEIKCYIASTPPPDKIVWAWKENVWEKERGTLLERYTVEQSRPATQGGAVLSTLTINNVMESDFQSTYNCTAWNAFGPGTMIITLEETDIVPVGVIAGGSVGSSILLLLLLFALIFYLYRQRKGSRRGVTLKPDIKVETVNKETHSLEEEAAGASTATRMFLPSVSLSPSTQPFKDDMDLKQDLQSDTVEPKVEEYEPKDPTNGYYNVRATTHDEVRTSTRSLLYQEFRPPNPASVSATAGGPVANIHPAAPTGRYEPRPASRMAHNTYAHFNTIARASQIQAPPNPVSKTTDYSGERGLLESTNPLAFDSYAYSTTPQYRLGFAPPLEAGPAYEMYPTGQGVGTSQDANAGKYPSSAQFPYSTPPTEYSQRHTQRMQTHV comes from the exons ATGGGCTTCAGCATGACTTGCCTCTGGATTTTAACTTTGGCCATCAGTGTTCACAGAG tgTTCTGCGGCCCGCGGTTTTCTCAGGAGCCGGCGGATCAGTCTGTGGTGGTCGGGGAGAGAGTAGTTTTGTCCTGCGTGGTGTTTAACTACACCGGCATTGTACAGTGGACCAAAGACGGGCTTGCTCTTGGCATCGGAGAAGATCTGAGag CATGGCCACGGTACCGTGTTTTGCGTATCTTGGATGTTGGACAGTATAATCTGGAGATCATGTCAGCGGACCTGACCGATGACTCACTGTACGAGTGTCAGGCCACTGAAGCTGCTCTGAGGTCCAGAAGAGCTAAACTCACTGTTCTGA TTCCTCCTGAAGGTCCTGTTATCGAGGGCTCTCCAGAGATCCTGCTGACAGCAGGAACCTCATATAACCTCACCTGTGTGTCTCGAGGAGCAAAGCCACTGTCAACGATAGAATGGTACAAAGATGGGATCATCGTGGAAGGAGCCCATACCAGCACT GAGGTGTTAGCGGACAGGAAAAGGGTGACCACAAAGAGTTTTCTGGAGATCCAGCCAGTGGACACAGACACAGGACGAAATTTCACCTGTGTGGCCTCAAATCTGGCCGCCCCGCTGGGAAAGAAGGCCACTGTCACTCTCAACGTCCACC ATCCTCCTACAGTTGTCCTGTCTATAGAGCCTCGCTCAGTTCTAGAAGGAGAGCGAGTTAAATTTACCTGCCAGGCCACTGCCAACCCTCCCATCATGGGCTACAG GTGGGCTAAAGGGGGCGTGATTCTGGACGGAGCAAGAGAAAGTGTGTTTGAGACGACAGCAGATCACTCGTTCTTCACTGAGCCCGTTTCCTGCCTGGTCTTTAATGCGGTGGGCAGCACTAACGTCAGTATTTTGGTGGACGTTCACT TTGGTCCCATTCTGGTGGTGGAGCCGAGGCCTGTAACAGTGGATGTTGACTCTGACGTCACACTCAACTGTAAATGGTCAGGAAATCCTCCGCTTACCCTCACATGGACCAAGAAAGGCTCCAGTATG GTCCTCAGTAACAGTAATCAGTTATTCCTGAAGTCTGTGAGTCAGGCAGATGCAGGACAGTATGTGTGTAAAGCCATCGTTCCCAGGATCGGTGTCGGAGAAACAGAAGTCACTCTTACAGTCAACG GTCCTCCAATCATCTCAAGCGAACCAGTCCAGTATGCCGTGAGAGGAGAGAAGGGAGAAATCAAGTGCTACATAGCCAGCACACCACCTCCTGACAAAATC GTTTGGGCCTGGAAGGAGAACGTATGGGAAAAAGAGCGAGGGACGCTGTTGGAGAGGTACACGGTGGAGCAGAGCCGACCTGCCACACAAGGGGGCGCCGTTCTGTCCACGCTCACCATCAATAATGTCATGGAGTCTGACTTCCAGTCCACCTACAACTGCACAGCATGGAACGCCTTTGGACCAGGAACCATGATCATCACGCTGGAGGAGACAG atatAGTGCCTGTAGGTGTGATAGCAGGTGGATCTGTTGGATCGTCCATTTTGCTTCTGCTCCTCCTGTTTGCTCTGATATTCTATCTGTATCGACAGCGCAAAGGCA GTCGTCGTGGAGTGACGCTGAAGCCAGACATTAAGGTGGAAACGGTCAACAAGGAGACTCACAGTCTTGAGGAGGAGGCTGCCGGTGCCTCCACAGCCACACGAATG TTTCTTccctctgtctccctctctccctccacCCAGCCCTTCAAAGATGACATGGACCTGAAGCAGGACCTCCAGAGCGACACGGTGGAGCCCAAGGTGGAGGAGTATGAGCCCAAG GACCCCACCAATGGCTATTACAATGTTCGAGCTACGACACACGACGAGGTCCGCACCTCCACCCGCTCCCTGCTGTATCAGGAATTCCGGCCACCGAATCCCGCTTCAGTTTCAGCGACTGCAGGCGGGCCAGTGGCCAACATTCACCCTGCAGCACCCACGGGCCGCTACGAGCCCCGGCCAGCATCACGAATGGCTCACAACACATACGCCCACTTTAACACCATTGCCAGGGCGTCACAAATCCAAGCCCCGCCTAACCCTGTCTCCAAGACCACAGACTATTCTGGAGAGCGTGGCCTGCTGGAATCAACCAATCCGCTGGCTTTTGACAGCTACGCTTATTCGACAACACCTCAATACAGGTTAGGCTTCGCCCCGCCTTTGGAGGCAGGACCGGCCTATGAAATGTATCCTACGGGACAAGGGGTGGGGACGAGTCAAGACGCTAACGCAGGAAAATACCCCAGCTCCGCCCAATTTCCGTATTCAACTCCGCCCACGGAATACTCTCAGAGACACACGCAGAGAATGCAGACTCATGTGTGA